One Cohnella candidum genomic region harbors:
- a CDS encoding carbohydrate ABC transporter permease gives METLRVHPVANVLRYLLLIVLAVLFLVPVIFVAFTALKSKPELLTRPFYAFPETLRWDNFAKAWEQGKMSMYMKNTLFICVVKVPLGIVIEALAAFALTRMNFKRSNGMFAFFLVGMMVPMQATLVPLNIFLNKTHLVSTYPGIFLIYVGFGIPFGILILRGFFRTIPKELDEAALIDGCGDLGKFFRIILPLSIPAIATLIIFDFMATWNEFLLAQIFITDDTMKTITTGLMSFRGERATDYTLLNAGVLISIVPTLLVYLIFQKYFVSGLAGSVKG, from the coding sequence ATGGAGACGTTGCGGGTTCACCCGGTTGCAAACGTGCTTCGATACTTGTTGCTGATCGTTCTCGCCGTACTGTTTCTCGTTCCGGTTATTTTTGTCGCGTTCACTGCGCTGAAATCGAAACCGGAATTGCTGACGAGACCTTTCTATGCCTTTCCTGAAACTTTGCGATGGGACAATTTCGCCAAAGCATGGGAACAAGGGAAAATGAGCATGTACATGAAGAACACGCTGTTCATCTGCGTTGTGAAGGTACCGCTGGGCATCGTGATCGAAGCGTTGGCTGCTTTCGCCCTCACCCGCATGAATTTCAAAAGGAGCAACGGCATGTTCGCCTTCTTCCTTGTCGGGATGATGGTTCCAATGCAAGCGACATTGGTTCCGCTAAATATTTTCCTGAATAAAACGCATCTGGTCAGCACGTACCCGGGAATCTTCCTCATCTACGTCGGCTTTGGCATACCGTTCGGCATCCTGATCCTTCGCGGATTTTTCCGGACGATTCCGAAGGAACTCGACGAGGCGGCGCTGATCGACGGGTGCGGTGATCTCGGCAAGTTTTTCCGGATCATTCTTCCCCTTTCCATTCCGGCTATCGCGACGTTGATCATTTTCGATTTCATGGCAACGTGGAATGAGTTTTTGCTTGCCCAAATTTTCATTACCGATGACACGATGAAAACGATTACGACCGGCCTCATGTCGTTCCGGGGAGAGCGTGCAACCGATTATACGCTGTTGAATGCCGGGGTGTTGATCTCGATCGTGCCGACCCTTCTGGTCTACTTGATTTTCCAGAAGTATTTCGTGTCCGGTCTGGCCGGCTCCGTGAAAGGATAG
- a CDS encoding carbohydrate ABC transporter permease, whose product MILRTLKPWLFLLPALVIYLIVIFFPSLYTFYLSFYSWNGVSPNKTFVGFQNFTNLIMSDSVFARALKNNLIWTIGSLIFIMGIGLVLALLLNRKMRGRTLFRGVFYFPYVLSGIVVASGWAWMYNPTQGFINKTLEALGLESWTHAWLAEPKIALYSVFVAALWQGVGQPMVLFLAGLQGIPEDPYEAAIIDGAKRYQTFRYITWPLLRETLIIVVATTMIASMKVYDIIYGMTGGGPAESTQVLSSWMYYQTFRFANIGTGSAISLFLVVITMIVIIPYVFYTTKKSHL is encoded by the coding sequence ATGATACTCCGGACGTTAAAGCCCTGGTTGTTTCTGCTTCCGGCTCTGGTGATCTATTTAATCGTCATCTTTTTCCCTTCCCTCTACACGTTTTATCTCAGCTTTTACAGCTGGAACGGCGTTTCGCCGAACAAAACGTTCGTCGGCTTTCAAAACTTCACCAACCTCATCATGAGTGACTCCGTCTTCGCGAGGGCGCTGAAAAACAACCTGATCTGGACGATCGGTTCGCTTATATTCATCATGGGCATCGGCCTCGTCCTGGCGCTGCTGTTGAACCGGAAGATGAGAGGACGCACGTTGTTCCGCGGCGTATTCTATTTCCCCTACGTCTTGTCGGGCATCGTCGTCGCTTCCGGCTGGGCTTGGATGTACAACCCGACGCAAGGTTTCATCAACAAAACGCTGGAAGCGCTGGGATTGGAATCATGGACCCATGCGTGGCTTGCCGAACCGAAAATCGCGCTATACTCAGTTTTCGTAGCCGCGTTGTGGCAGGGCGTCGGTCAGCCGATGGTGCTTTTCCTGGCCGGACTGCAGGGGATCCCCGAAGATCCCTATGAGGCCGCCATCATCGACGGCGCGAAGAGATATCAAACGTTCCGATACATCACTTGGCCGCTGCTTCGGGAAACGTTGATTATCGTCGTGGCGACCACGATGATCGCCTCCATGAAAGTATACGACATCATCTACGGCATGACCGGCGGCGGCCCTGCGGAGAGCACGCAGGTACTGTCTTCCTGGATGTATTACCAGACGTTCCGGTTCGCCAATATCGGCACAGGCTCCGCCATCTCATTGTTCCTGGTTGTGATAACGATGATTGTCATCATTCCCTATGTGTTTTACACGACCAAGAAATCGCACCTGTAA
- a CDS encoding ABC transporter substrate-binding protein, translating into MKKLYSVTLMMLAAALIVAGCGSKSDNSSTESASPHNSASSSASASQPASGEKVSISFWTLNQGWEWVEPAIADFEAANPNIKVELTKYEVDPIKEALKVAASSKTLPDIWFTWGGTLGSFYPENGMTMDLTQTAKEHQWSEIYNKAAIDMSTYGGKVSGIPVHLNVLGMWYPKSVYEKLSLKAPTTFAEFESQLQALKDAGVTPMAFGSKGGWHTMRLTEQLIETFGGAELHDKLNSLEASWNDPAVVKTFEKLKEYTDKGYFPKGYVSLDPTEAENLIYTETAGLINEGTWFDGVIAGQGFDNKKFGVFKFPNDQKPSRASVFAEMFQINGASDPAKQAAAVKFGEYLTSADVVNKYIEQYGSPATLKVTLSPNTPHLKEMLDSANDGGFLITDQALPQEVAQKLFEAQDKVALNEWTPQQAAEAMQKAAEAYKSKK; encoded by the coding sequence ATGAAAAAGCTCTATTCCGTCACGCTCATGATGTTGGCCGCGGCGCTCATCGTCGCCGGATGCGGTTCGAAGTCAGATAACAGCAGTACTGAAAGCGCTTCTCCTCACAATTCGGCGAGTTCCTCGGCAAGTGCTTCACAACCGGCGTCCGGCGAGAAGGTCAGCATTTCCTTCTGGACCTTGAACCAAGGTTGGGAATGGGTGGAGCCGGCTATCGCCGATTTCGAGGCGGCCAATCCCAATATCAAAGTCGAGTTGACGAAATACGAAGTCGATCCGATTAAAGAAGCTCTAAAAGTGGCGGCAAGCTCCAAAACGCTTCCGGACATTTGGTTTACCTGGGGCGGCACGCTCGGCTCCTTCTATCCGGAGAACGGCATGACGATGGATCTGACGCAAACCGCGAAGGAACACCAATGGTCGGAAATCTACAACAAGGCCGCAATCGACATGTCCACGTATGGCGGTAAAGTGTCCGGCATTCCGGTTCACTTGAACGTGCTGGGCATGTGGTATCCGAAGAGCGTTTACGAGAAGCTGAGCCTGAAAGCTCCGACCACGTTCGCCGAATTCGAAAGCCAGCTTCAAGCGTTGAAAGACGCCGGCGTTACTCCGATGGCGTTCGGCAGCAAAGGCGGATGGCACACGATGCGTTTGACCGAGCAATTGATCGAAACGTTCGGCGGCGCGGAATTGCATGATAAGCTGAACAGCCTCGAGGCTTCCTGGAATGATCCGGCTGTCGTCAAAACATTCGAGAAATTGAAGGAATACACAGACAAAGGCTACTTCCCGAAAGGTTACGTTTCTTTGGACCCGACCGAAGCGGAGAACCTGATTTACACCGAGACAGCCGGCCTCATTAACGAAGGCACCTGGTTCGACGGCGTCATCGCCGGTCAAGGTTTTGACAACAAGAAGTTCGGCGTATTCAAATTCCCGAATGACCAGAAGCCGTCCCGCGCGTCCGTATTCGCGGAAATGTTCCAGATCAACGGCGCATCCGACCCGGCGAAGCAAGCGGCCGCCGTTAAGTTCGGCGAATATCTGACCAGCGCTGACGTCGTCAACAAATATATCGAACAGTACGGGTCCCCGGCGACGCTGAAAGTCACGTTGTCCCCGAACACGCCGCACTTGAAAGAGATGCTGGACAGCGCTAACGACGGCGGTTTCCTGATCACCGACCAAGCGCTGCCGCAGGAAGTGGCTCAAAAGCTGTTCGAAGCGCAGGATAAAGTGGCTCTGAATGAATGGACGCCGCAGCAAGCGGCGGAAGCGATGCAAAAAGCGGCGGAAGCGTACAAGAGCAAAAAATAA
- a CDS encoding DUF5605 domain-containing protein, with the protein MAHNIETERWGRFELRTSGPSGGNPYADVRFSAKFRYGNRTVDVSGFYDGDGHYVIRFMPDTTGEWTFETDSNMPELAGIRGSLICTEPSARNHGPVGVDRIHHFAYADGTPFHPFGTTSYVWNHQPEQLQEQTLQSLSKSAFNKIRMCVFPKHYDYNHAEPERFPFEGSLAQGFDFSRFDPSYWRKLESQIEALQGLGIEADLILFHPYDRWGFAKMSAEEDDRYLRYLMARLSSFRNVWWSLANEFDLMHAKTMQDWDRFFRVIQENDANQHLRSIHNWHHPGLHYTSNAHWYDHGKPWVTHVSIQHHDLHFVTDWRKLYRKPIVVDECRYEGDLNHGWGNITGQKMLACFWEGAARGGYVTHGETFLNPENVIWWSHGGKLRGESPARIQFLRSIMEAGPQLGETAVDFEWDAASAGVDGEYYLVYFGESRPGYRILNLPEGVTFTVDLIDTWEMKVTKLPGEYAGTCRVDLPGKAYQALRIQKVKK; encoded by the coding sequence ATGGCTCATAACATCGAAACCGAACGCTGGGGCAGATTCGAGCTCCGGACAAGCGGGCCAAGCGGCGGCAATCCCTATGCCGATGTCCGATTCTCGGCAAAGTTCCGCTATGGAAACCGCACCGTGGATGTGTCAGGTTTCTATGACGGAGACGGGCATTACGTCATAAGGTTCATGCCGGATACGACCGGCGAATGGACATTTGAAACCGATAGCAACATGCCGGAACTCGCCGGAATACGCGGCTCGCTGATCTGCACGGAGCCTTCGGCAAGAAATCACGGGCCCGTCGGAGTGGATCGCATCCATCACTTCGCGTATGCAGACGGAACGCCGTTCCATCCGTTTGGGACAACCAGTTATGTGTGGAACCATCAACCGGAGCAACTGCAGGAACAAACCCTGCAGAGTTTAAGCAAATCTGCTTTCAACAAGATTCGTATGTGCGTATTTCCGAAGCATTACGATTATAACCACGCAGAACCGGAGCGCTTTCCATTCGAGGGATCCCTGGCGCAGGGATTCGACTTCTCAAGGTTCGATCCGTCTTACTGGCGCAAGCTGGAAAGTCAGATTGAAGCGCTGCAAGGGCTCGGCATCGAAGCGGATCTCATTTTGTTTCATCCTTACGACCGTTGGGGATTCGCCAAGATGAGCGCCGAGGAAGACGACCGCTACTTGCGATACTTGATGGCGAGATTGTCCTCCTTCCGCAACGTTTGGTGGTCGCTCGCGAATGAATTCGATTTGATGCATGCCAAGACGATGCAAGATTGGGACCGCTTCTTCCGGGTCATCCAGGAAAACGACGCCAATCAGCATTTGAGATCCATCCACAACTGGCATCATCCGGGACTGCATTACACCAGCAATGCTCATTGGTACGATCACGGCAAGCCGTGGGTCACTCACGTAAGCATCCAGCATCACGATTTGCACTTCGTTACCGATTGGCGCAAGTTGTACCGGAAGCCGATCGTTGTGGACGAATGTCGCTACGAAGGCGACTTGAACCATGGATGGGGCAACATCACGGGACAGAAAATGTTGGCCTGTTTCTGGGAAGGAGCGGCAAGGGGCGGCTATGTGACCCATGGGGAAACGTTTCTGAATCCGGAAAACGTGATCTGGTGGTCGCACGGCGGCAAGCTTCGCGGAGAAAGTCCGGCACGAATCCAATTTCTCCGCAGCATCATGGAAGCGGGGCCGCAGCTTGGAGAAACGGCTGTTGACTTCGAATGGGATGCTGCGTCGGCCGGTGTAGACGGAGAGTATTACCTCGTTTACTTCGGTGAAAGCCGTCCGGGATACCGGATTCTGAATTTGCCGGAAGGCGTCACGTTTACAGTTGATCTCATCGATACTTGGGAAATGAAGGTTACGAAATTGCCGGGAGAGTATGCCGGGACGTGCCGGGTCGATCTGCCGGGCAAAGCGTACCAAGCTTTGCGCATTCAAAAAGTGAAGAAATGA
- a CDS encoding response regulator transcription factor has translation MWNLLAVEDESIVRVGLRYMIEWEQFGIRWKAEASNGEEALRLLDADDIHIVMTDIRMPGMDGLELAKQIKSRKPAVQIIFLSSYDNFSYAKEALRIGAVDYLHKPTMDEDEVSGVLRKVIEILGQSQSVHEKSKPHLNETQKNEYFLSLLDSYTFPNAPYTPELEHAASPDGYRLISFRKRDDAVQDEPDGGHLRFLSILYLIQEYISKDWGGLVFHRDHKEIIWIAPVDSEKRAVQADTEKYLENLREKVLQLLNVALLYSASPMYRRLEELPEAYIQALLRSPLNEQSDNLIVRKSKEFVDKHLLEDITLAKVAAAIHVSSGYLSRVFYKEIGENFSDYIIRNKLEYAQKLLRATNRKVYEIAADIGYSNPHYFSKLFKERVGLTPLEYRNR, from the coding sequence ATGTGGAATCTGTTGGCGGTTGAAGATGAGTCGATCGTGAGAGTCGGCCTTCGCTATATGATCGAGTGGGAGCAGTTCGGCATTCGTTGGAAAGCCGAGGCATCCAACGGAGAGGAGGCGCTTCGGCTCCTCGACGCCGATGACATTCATATCGTGATGACCGATATCCGGATGCCCGGGATGGACGGGTTGGAATTGGCCAAACAAATCAAGTCGCGCAAGCCGGCCGTTCAGATCATTTTTCTTAGCAGTTACGACAATTTTTCGTATGCCAAAGAGGCACTTCGCATCGGAGCCGTCGATTATTTGCACAAGCCCACCATGGATGAAGACGAAGTGTCGGGCGTGCTGCGCAAGGTCATTGAGATTCTCGGGCAATCCCAATCGGTGCATGAAAAATCGAAGCCGCACTTGAACGAAACACAAAAAAACGAATACTTTTTGTCGCTTCTCGACAGCTACACGTTTCCGAATGCCCCGTATACTCCCGAACTGGAACATGCGGCTTCGCCTGACGGTTACCGGTTAATCTCATTTCGCAAGCGGGATGACGCGGTGCAGGACGAGCCGGATGGCGGCCACCTCCGGTTTCTGTCCATTCTATATCTGATCCAGGAATATATCTCGAAGGATTGGGGCGGGCTTGTCTTTCACCGTGATCACAAAGAAATCATCTGGATTGCACCGGTCGATTCGGAAAAGAGGGCTGTACAAGCCGACACGGAGAAATATTTGGAAAATTTGCGGGAGAAAGTGCTGCAGTTGCTGAATGTTGCCTTGTTATACTCCGCCAGTCCCATGTACCGCCGGCTCGAGGAGTTGCCGGAAGCGTACATTCAGGCCTTGCTCCGGTCGCCGCTGAACGAGCAGAGCGATAATCTCATCGTGCGAAAATCCAAAGAGTTCGTTGACAAGCATTTGCTCGAGGACATTACGCTGGCCAAAGTGGCTGCGGCCATTCACGTCAGTTCCGGCTATTTAAGCCGTGTGTTCTATAAGGAAATCGGAGAGAATTTCAGCGATTACATCATCCGCAACAAACTGGAGTATGCGCAGAAGCTGCTTCGAGCGACGAACCGCAAAGTCTACGAAATCGCCGCCGATATCGGTTATTCGAATCCGCATTATTTCAGCAAGCTGTTTAAGGAAAGAGTCGGGTTGACCCCGCTGGAGTATCGCAACCGCTGA
- a CDS encoding sensor histidine kinase, whose product MPGWKNSLFRTKLLILFILLSSIPALLIGGIAYQKSSGTYHKQTEQDLSVILDQLSTSIERQIGDFDRFTILPYYLPDIFQFLNKPAVSEDQWGTAEIQAQRTMARLMSAYPSINSSIGGLMIYGMNGTVNGYRIAAPPTLNPQSNAKSSDWYRHVVERKGGFVITGIQDIDAFKGASFRSIIGSRMLMDEDYHPLGVIAIFISPEFIPKLVQSLELPTAQVVVKDKEGNLIYASHHFIAENLKSIATNDNKGAWETKVNEGGENVTYSGVFQESSYLGWDIYLGINRDEMLKASRSIRDYTIVIAAALMIVAALLSWLLARNLSQPISKLIRSMREVELGHFNFPRTVREDEIGLLEKSYGRMVGRLQELIQSIADKERQKRHAELYALRARIQPHFLYNTLNSIRMLAILQQSNQIAKLIQSLNKLLRANMKLDAELVSLEDEIRLLRDYTLLMDLRYTNVFDVEWDIPATLLNASVPPMLLQPLLENAIFHGGKGLARKLKIVVTARRELANDSLSIDIVDDGAGFNGNALDLKVRPEEDSNSFHIGLRNVQERIQLRFGEEYGLSVKRRNDRTHARVTMPYRILETEGDANVESVGG is encoded by the coding sequence ATGCCAGGCTGGAAAAACAGCCTTTTTCGCACCAAATTACTCATTCTGTTCATTCTTTTGAGCAGTATACCCGCTTTGTTAATCGGCGGGATCGCTTACCAGAAATCGTCCGGTACCTATCACAAACAGACGGAGCAGGATCTGAGTGTCATCCTGGACCAATTGAGCACATCCATCGAACGGCAAATCGGAGACTTCGACCGATTTACGATTTTGCCCTATTATTTGCCGGACATCTTTCAATTTTTAAACAAGCCAGCCGTTTCCGAGGATCAATGGGGGACGGCTGAAATCCAGGCGCAGCGGACAATGGCGCGGCTGATGAGCGCTTACCCTTCGATTAATTCGTCCATCGGCGGATTAATGATCTACGGCATGAACGGTACTGTAAACGGTTATAGAATAGCCGCCCCCCCTACCCTTAATCCGCAGTCCAATGCGAAGTCGAGCGATTGGTATCGGCATGTCGTGGAGCGCAAGGGCGGATTCGTCATTACCGGCATTCAGGATATCGATGCTTTCAAGGGTGCGTCGTTTAGATCGATCATCGGATCTCGCATGCTGATGGACGAGGACTATCACCCGCTTGGCGTCATCGCGATTTTCATTTCTCCGGAATTCATTCCCAAGCTCGTCCAATCCCTGGAGCTGCCCACCGCCCAGGTTGTGGTGAAGGACAAGGAAGGGAACCTGATTTACGCCTCCCATCACTTCATTGCGGAAAATCTGAAGTCGATCGCAACGAATGATAACAAAGGTGCCTGGGAGACCAAAGTGAATGAAGGAGGCGAAAACGTCACCTACAGCGGCGTGTTTCAAGAAAGCAGTTACTTGGGATGGGACATCTATCTGGGCATCAACCGCGACGAAATGCTGAAGGCAAGCCGCTCCATTCGGGATTATACGATTGTCATCGCGGCCGCACTCATGATCGTTGCCGCCTTGCTTTCCTGGCTGCTCGCCCGCAACTTGTCGCAGCCGATCTCCAAGCTGATCCGCTCCATGCGCGAAGTGGAACTGGGCCACTTTAATTTCCCTAGAACCGTCAGGGAAGACGAGATCGGCCTGCTGGAGAAAAGCTACGGTAGAATGGTGGGCCGACTGCAGGAGCTGATTCAATCGATCGCCGACAAGGAAAGGCAGAAGCGGCATGCGGAGCTGTACGCGCTGCGGGCGCGCATTCAACCGCACTTTTTGTACAACACGCTGAACTCCATCCGGATGCTGGCCATCCTGCAGCAGTCCAATCAAATCGCCAAACTGATTCAATCCCTCAATAAGCTGCTGAGAGCCAACATGAAGTTGGACGCCGAACTGGTTTCGCTTGAGGACGAGATTCGGCTGCTTCGGGATTATACGCTCCTCATGGACCTTCGCTATACGAACGTGTTTGACGTGGAGTGGGACATCCCGGCGACACTGCTTAATGCCTCCGTCCCTCCGATGCTGCTGCAGCCGTTGCTCGAGAACGCGATCTTCCACGGAGGGAAGGGTCTCGCCCGCAAACTGAAAATCGTCGTCACGGCAAGGCGCGAGCTTGCAAACGATTCTCTGAGCATCGATATCGTGGATGATGGTGCAGGTTTTAACGGGAATGCTTTGGATTTGAAAGTTCGACCCGAAGAGGATTCGAATTCCTTCCATATCGGACTGCGAAACGTACAGGAGCGCATTCAGCTGCGCTTTGGGGAGGAATACGGGTTATCCGTCAAACGCCGGAATGACCGGACCCATGCCCGGGTTACGATGCCTTACCGCATATTGGAAACGGAGGGTGACGCGAATGTGGAATCTGTTGGCGGTTGA
- the glpK gene encoding glycerol kinase GlpK, which translates to MAKYILAIDQSTAGTKALVAGQDGRILAKRSADHRQIYPKPGWVEHDPLEIYENVKRTAKEALEAAGLSPADLAAVSITNQRETAVLWDRTTGKPVCNAIVWQCQRTADRCAEHRAAGHEPAVRERTGLRLDPYFSAAKWGWMLEKVPEARHVLEKGNLLAGTVDSWLIWKLTGGRVHATDYTNASRTSLFNIHALRWDEGMCRLFGVPASLLPEVRSSDEGFGFTEDPDLFPDRVPISGIIGDSQAALFGQLCLEPGMAKATYGTGTSVLMNTGEKPAASDNGLVTAVAWGRSGKVTYALEAVIRSSGDSIKWVRDNLGLFSSFEELDAMLRQTPDNEGVYLVPAFVGLGAPYWDPYARAAVMGMNRSTGKAHIVRAAVESIAYQVRDAADMMERETGIPLKKLHADGGASGNPLLMQFQADMLNLPVSKSEVDELSAMGSVYLAGLGVGYWSSIEEIQSFAQSGRLYEPAMEAAERERLYAGWKRAAASVLSGRVNQAQ; encoded by the coding sequence ATGGCCAAGTATATTCTGGCGATCGACCAGAGCACGGCGGGAACGAAGGCGCTCGTAGCGGGCCAAGACGGAAGGATCCTGGCCAAACGAAGCGCGGATCACCGGCAGATCTACCCGAAGCCGGGCTGGGTGGAACACGACCCTCTCGAGATTTACGAGAACGTGAAAAGGACGGCCAAGGAAGCGCTGGAGGCGGCGGGTCTATCGCCTGCCGATCTGGCCGCCGTCTCGATCACGAACCAGCGGGAAACCGCTGTGTTATGGGACCGCACCACTGGCAAACCCGTCTGCAATGCGATCGTGTGGCAATGCCAGCGAACCGCCGACCGGTGCGCGGAACACCGGGCTGCCGGCCATGAACCGGCGGTGAGGGAGCGGACGGGTTTGAGGCTCGACCCCTATTTCTCAGCGGCCAAATGGGGCTGGATGCTGGAGAAAGTGCCGGAAGCCCGGCACGTTTTAGAAAAGGGGAACCTGCTCGCCGGCACGGTCGACAGCTGGCTGATCTGGAAACTGACGGGCGGCCGGGTGCACGCGACCGATTACACGAACGCCAGCCGAACTTCGCTGTTCAACATTCATGCCTTGCGGTGGGACGAAGGCATGTGCCGGCTGTTCGGGGTTCCGGCCAGCCTTCTTCCCGAAGTCCGCTCGTCCGACGAAGGCTTCGGGTTTACGGAAGATCCGGATCTGTTCCCGGATCGAGTCCCGATTTCGGGTATCATCGGGGATTCCCAGGCTGCCTTGTTCGGGCAGCTGTGTCTGGAGCCCGGCATGGCGAAAGCGACTTACGGCACGGGAACATCGGTGCTCATGAATACCGGAGAGAAACCCGCCGCATCGGACAACGGTCTGGTGACCGCCGTCGCTTGGGGAAGAAGCGGCAAGGTGACGTACGCTCTGGAAGCCGTCATCCGCAGCTCCGGCGACAGCATCAAATGGGTGCGGGACAATCTGGGGCTGTTCAGTTCGTTTGAGGAACTGGATGCCATGTTAAGGCAGACGCCGGATAATGAAGGCGTCTACCTCGTGCCTGCCTTCGTCGGATTGGGAGCCCCGTACTGGGACCCTTACGCGAGAGCGGCGGTTATGGGCATGAACCGTTCCACGGGCAAAGCCCACATCGTCCGCGCCGCGGTCGAGAGCATCGCGTACCAGGTACGCGACGCTGCGGACATGATGGAGAGGGAGACGGGAATCCCCTTAAAGAAGCTGCACGCGGACGGCGGAGCGTCCGGCAATCCGCTGCTGATGCAGTTCCAGGCCGACATGCTGAATCTTCCCGTGTCGAAATCGGAGGTTGACGAGTTATCGGCAATGGGATCGGTCTATTTGGCGGGACTTGGCGTCGGCTATTGGAGCTCGATCGAGGAGATCCAAAGTTTCGCGCAATCCGGCCGTTTGTATGAACCCGCAATGGAAGCCGCCGAAAGGGAACGGCTGTATGCCGGTTGGAAGCGTGCTGCGGCTTCCGTGTTAAGTGGCCGAGTCAACCAGGCACAATAA
- a CDS encoding transketolase family protein, giving the protein MANSIPNRQVICDTLLELAKEDRDIMVLASDSRGSAAMATFANAYPDQFVEVGIAEQNIVGISAGLAHSGKKPFVTSPACFLSMRSIEQIKVDVAYSATNVKLVGISGGVSYGALGMSHHSVQDIAVARAIPGLAVILPADRHETKKMTEALVEHEGGVYIRIGRNPVEDSYESEDYEFVIGKAVTMREGSDLTIIAAGETVRVALDAEAALKEVGVSCRVLNMHTIKPLDEEAILKAAEETGHIITVEEHSIHGGLGAAVAEVVVQHKPVPMRILGIPDEPAIAGKTSEVFEHYGISAANIRNIALDLIGR; this is encoded by the coding sequence ATGGCGAATTCGATTCCGAACCGGCAAGTCATTTGCGATACGCTCTTGGAGCTCGCGAAGGAAGACCGAGACATCATGGTACTGGCCAGCGACTCCAGAGGGTCCGCCGCCATGGCGACGTTCGCCAATGCGTATCCGGATCAGTTCGTGGAAGTCGGCATCGCCGAGCAGAATATCGTCGGCATTTCGGCCGGGCTTGCGCACAGCGGCAAGAAACCGTTCGTCACGTCGCCGGCCTGCTTCCTCAGCATGCGGAGCATCGAGCAAATCAAGGTGGACGTCGCTTATTCGGCGACCAACGTCAAGCTGGTCGGCATCAGCGGCGGCGTCAGCTACGGCGCGCTCGGCATGTCCCACCATTCCGTACAGGATATCGCGGTCGCCCGCGCCATTCCGGGACTCGCCGTTATTTTGCCGGCCGACCGGCATGAAACGAAAAAGATGACGGAAGCGCTCGTTGAGCATGAGGGCGGCGTGTACATCCGCATTGGTCGGAACCCTGTCGAGGACTCTTATGAGTCCGAAGATTACGAGTTTGTCATCGGCAAAGCGGTTACGATGCGGGAAGGCAGCGACCTGACGATCATCGCCGCAGGCGAAACCGTACGGGTCGCGCTCGACGCGGAAGCCGCGCTGAAGGAAGTGGGCGTTTCCTGCCGTGTCCTCAATATGCACACGATCAAGCCGCTGGATGAAGAAGCGATCCTCAAAGCAGCCGAGGAAACCGGACATATCATTACGGTGGAAGAACACAGCATTCACGGAGGACTGGGCGCCGCGGTCGCGGAAGTGGTGGTTCAGCACAAGCCCGTGCCGATGCGGATCCTCGGCATCCCGGACGAACCGGCCATTGCCGGCAAAACCTCGGAAGTCTTCGAGCATTACGGGATTTCCGCCGCCAACATCCGGAATATCGCGCTCGACTTGATCGGGAGATAG
- a CDS encoding transketolase: protein METSALKAKAAQIRMDLLTMIHGAKTGHTGGSLSNTDILTALYYRVMKIDPARPKWEERDRFMASKGHSVESLWCILADRGFIPKEELKTFSQFGTRLIGHPNNKVPGIEMNTGALGHGLAISVGMALAAKRDNKSYRVFCLMGDGEQAEGSVWEAAMAGAHYKLDNLVGIIDRNRLQISGSTEDVMGLEPLEEKWAAFGWNVVSIDGNDMDALVNAFEAVPTVPGKPTLVMANTVKGKGVSFAENVPHWHHHVPNDEQLQHALAELSAELERYQQEGQVR from the coding sequence ATGGAAACGAGCGCGTTGAAAGCCAAAGCCGCCCAAATCCGAATGGATTTGCTCACAATGATTCACGGCGCCAAGACCGGCCATACCGGCGGTTCGCTCAGCAATACCGATATTTTAACGGCACTTTATTATCGAGTCATGAAAATCGATCCGGCGCGTCCCAAATGGGAAGAACGAGACCGTTTTATGGCCAGCAAAGGCCACTCGGTGGAATCTCTCTGGTGCATTCTCGCCGACCGGGGATTTATTCCGAAAGAAGAATTGAAGACGTTCAGCCAGTTCGGCACGCGCCTGATCGGTCATCCCAACAACAAGGTGCCGGGCATCGAAATGAACACGGGCGCGCTCGGACACGGCCTGGCGATCTCCGTCGGCATGGCGCTGGCGGCGAAGCGGGACAACAAAAGCTATCGCGTATTCTGCCTCATGGGCGACGGAGAGCAAGCCGAAGGTTCGGTCTGGGAAGCCGCGATGGCGGGAGCGCATTATAAGCTGGACAATTTGGTCGGCATTATTGACCGCAACCGGCTGCAGATCAGCGGCTCTACGGAAGATGTCATGGGGCTGGAGCCGCTCGAAGAGAAATGGGCCGCGTTCGGTTGGAACGTCGTCTCGATCGACGGCAACGACATGGATGCGCTGGTGAATGCGTTCGAAGCGGTGCCGACCGTTCCGGGCAAGCCGACGCTCGTCATGGCCAATACCGTCAAAGGCAAAGGCGTATCTTTCGCCGAAAATGTTCCGCACTGGCACCATCATGTGCCGAACGATGAGCAGCTGCAGCACGCGCTTGCGGAACTGTCGGCGGAACTGGAGCGTTATCAGCAGGAAGGGCAGGTGCGTTAA